One Moorella sp. E308F DNA segment encodes these proteins:
- a CDS encoding transposase has protein sequence MITSQSIAAMTIEELKSLCLQLQEQCRELSQQNAELTAKLKWFMEQFRLSKKRQFDSSSERTTPLQKQLLLFNEAEARPQAPEPDLETITYQRRKGRGLREMNLEDLPVKVIENRLPEEERVCPFCGGPLHEISTEVRSVG, from the coding sequence ATGATCACTTCGCAATCTATCGCCGCCATGACTATAGAAGAGCTGAAAAGCCTCTGCCTACAGCTGCAAGAGCAATGTAGAGAGCTGTCACAGCAAAATGCTGAACTGACCGCCAAGTTAAAGTGGTTTATGGAGCAGTTCCGTTTAAGCAAGAAACGGCAATTCGATTCTTCCAGCGAACGGACCACACCTTTACAAAAACAGCTTTTACTTTTTAACGAAGCGGAAGCCCGGCCGCAAGCGCCTGAGCCGGATTTGGAAACCATCACCTACCAGCGCCGCAAAGGGCGCGGCCTTCGGGAGATGAACCTGGAAGATCTGCCGGTAAAAGTAATAGAGAACCGCCTGCCGGAAGAAGAACGGGTCTGCCCGTTCTGCGGCGGCCCTTTACATGAAATAAGTACCGAGGTGCGGTCAGTGGGATAA
- a CDS encoding carbon-nitrogen hydrolase family protein: MSTVTLATVCMNVVFDKKKNLEKYFRFIDEAAAKNANLIAFPEQSLQGYLQNLGQFKLETMEYQHANAEVVPEGESTQALIAKAKEKNMYIIWGMTERDKERYDVLYNAAVLVGPEGFLGVYRKVHQPLDEKHVYFDGHEWPVFDTKIGKIGMLICYDKSFPESTRELALRGAEILVMPTAWPLTTVGADYKTDYCKYLYDLYDCVRAAENQCFFISSNHVGVSGDHEFFGHSRIVGPNGRVIVETGIQEGLAVTTVDVKEKIVKARTIDFLGLCQLKDRKPSTYTMISSPIKESR; this comes from the coding sequence ATGAGTACCGTTACTTTGGCGACTGTGTGTATGAACGTGGTGTTCGATAAGAAAAAAAATCTGGAAAAGTATTTTCGGTTTATCGACGAAGCAGCTGCAAAAAACGCAAACCTGATTGCTTTCCCAGAGCAATCTCTGCAGGGGTATTTACAAAACCTTGGGCAGTTTAAGCTGGAAACTATGGAGTACCAGCATGCCAATGCGGAAGTAGTACCCGAGGGAGAGAGCACACAAGCTCTCATTGCTAAGGCCAAGGAGAAGAATATGTATATAATCTGGGGGATGACAGAGAGAGATAAGGAAAGATATGACGTTCTTTATAACGCGGCTGTCCTAGTGGGCCCCGAGGGTTTTTTGGGCGTATACAGAAAAGTACACCAACCTCTGGATGAGAAACATGTCTATTTCGATGGACACGAATGGCCTGTCTTTGACACCAAGATAGGAAAGATTGGCATGCTTATATGTTACGACAAGTCTTTTCCAGAATCTACGCGGGAACTCGCCTTAAGAGGCGCCGAGATCCTGGTTATGCCAACCGCTTGGCCTCTCACAACTGTTGGTGCTGACTATAAAACCGATTACTGTAAGTACCTCTATGACCTCTATGATTGCGTGAGAGCAGCCGAAAACCAGTGCTTCTTCATCTCTTCAAATCACGTTGGCGTTAGCGGCGATCACGAGTTCTTTGGCCACAGCCGGATCGTGGGTCCTAACGGAAGAGTTATTGTTGAAACTGGTATACAAGAAGGGCTTGCAGTAACAACTGTAGATGTAAAGGAAAAGATTGTCAAAGCTAGGACCATCGATTTTCTTGGGCTCTGCCAGTTAAAAGACCGTAAGCCTTCTACTTACACAATGATTTCATCTCCCATCAAAGAGTCACGATGA
- a CDS encoding MoaD/ThiS family protein — protein sequence MQVTVRLLGILSFSYPAFSKFHPIELKEGETIRGLRKRLGLPLKEVCFVSVNGKMVGEEYKLVEGDEVIFFPTVSGG from the coding sequence GTGCAGGTAACAGTAAGGTTATTAGGTATTCTTTCTTTTTCTTACCCTGCATTTAGCAAGTTTCATCCTATTGAACTAAAAGAAGGCGAGACAATTAGAGGGCTGCGAAAACGGTTAGGATTGCCTTTGAAGGAGGTTTGTTTTGTTTCCGTTAATGGAAAAATGGTAGGAGAAGAGTATAAGTTGGTTGAGGGAGATGAGGTTATTTTCTTTCCCACGGTTAGCGGAGGTTAA
- a CDS encoding aldehyde ferredoxin oxidoreductase family protein: protein MRYGFAGQLLRVNLTDSIYKVEELDEKELRKYMGCSGYAAKLLYQEMPGGTDPLSPEAKVVIATGAVSGTLCPSGGSYEVCYKSPLTGTWNQARSGGGFGPKLKYAGFDFLVIEGRAADPVYIFINDGKVEIKPAKHLWGKNVEDTTDIIIRELDDPEVSVAAIGQAGENGVLYSALINDRGRAAARGGIGAVFGSKNLKAVVVRGSRGIKVGNPKQFVEAIEKAEQWLKNYLFAAIPALGTVNMMVPNSTLGILPTKNFQKAHFENVDKVSGELINEKYNIKRRACYGCSFACGRYTHVNGGKFATPPMEGPEYETVDMLGPLCGIDEIEAIIKGNYLCNVYGLDTISAGMSIAFAMECYEKGLLTDEDTEGLPLRWGDAEVMLKLLEKIAHREGIGAFLAQGVKRMAEKLGPAAEEAAIHVKGLELAAHEPRSESKSLALQYAVSPRGACHMHPNWASVWDFQIDCGMKEFGLPSWPAGPQEESLKRSLAYRYVVLQGEITEILGGCIFFSWGAEGNCITPQLYAEIVSALTGWNVTAAELLTAAERSWNLKRCFNAREGFTRKEDRLPKRIYNAIPDGPSAGARVENLDLMLDGYYEAMGWDKQTGLPTPEKLRELGLEFAIN, encoded by the coding sequence ATGAGGTATGGATTTGCCGGCCAGTTATTACGAGTTAATCTAACAGATAGCATATATAAAGTAGAAGAGCTGGATGAAAAAGAGCTACGTAAATACATGGGTTGTTCAGGTTATGCCGCCAAACTCCTTTATCAAGAGATGCCCGGCGGGACGGATCCTTTGTCTCCTGAGGCGAAAGTAGTGATCGCAACCGGCGCAGTGAGCGGAACCCTTTGTCCCAGCGGCGGTAGCTATGAAGTTTGCTACAAGTCTCCTTTGACCGGGACCTGGAACCAGGCGCGCTCAGGGGGTGGATTTGGCCCCAAGTTGAAGTATGCCGGATTTGATTTTTTAGTCATTGAAGGTAGAGCGGCGGATCCTGTCTATATTTTTATTAATGACGGCAAGGTGGAAATCAAACCGGCCAAACATCTCTGGGGCAAGAATGTTGAAGATACCACAGATATTATAATCCGGGAACTGGATGATCCTGAGGTCTCTGTAGCTGCCATCGGCCAGGCCGGGGAGAATGGCGTTTTATACTCTGCTTTGATTAATGACAGAGGACGCGCTGCTGCCAGGGGCGGTATCGGAGCGGTTTTTGGCAGTAAAAATTTAAAAGCGGTCGTGGTAAGAGGCAGCAGAGGCATTAAAGTGGGTAACCCGAAGCAATTTGTAGAGGCCATTGAGAAAGCGGAGCAGTGGTTAAAGAATTATCTCTTTGCCGCTATTCCCGCCCTCGGTACAGTCAATATGATGGTGCCGAACAGCACCCTGGGAATCCTCCCCACGAAGAATTTCCAGAAAGCCCATTTTGAAAACGTCGATAAAGTTTCCGGAGAACTGATTAATGAGAAGTATAACATTAAACGGCGGGCCTGCTACGGCTGTAGTTTTGCCTGCGGCCGCTATACTCATGTAAATGGTGGAAAATTTGCCACGCCTCCCATGGAGGGCCCGGAATACGAAACTGTTGATATGTTGGGTCCCCTTTGCGGAATCGATGAGATCGAGGCCATCATCAAAGGTAATTACCTGTGCAATGTGTATGGTTTAGATACGATTAGCGCCGGGATGAGCATTGCTTTTGCCATGGAGTGCTACGAAAAGGGTCTCTTGACAGATGAAGACACTGAAGGGCTTCCTTTACGGTGGGGAGATGCCGAGGTCATGTTGAAATTGCTGGAAAAGATCGCCCATCGGGAAGGAATTGGAGCTTTCCTGGCCCAGGGTGTGAAACGGATGGCTGAGAAATTGGGCCCTGCTGCCGAAGAAGCGGCTATACACGTCAAAGGTCTTGAATTAGCCGCCCATGAGCCCCGTTCGGAGTCCAAGTCCTTGGCTCTTCAGTATGCCGTTTCCCCACGGGGAGCCTGTCACATGCATCCCAACTGGGCCAGTGTATGGGACTTTCAAATTGACTGCGGCATGAAAGAATTTGGTTTGCCCTCGTGGCCGGCAGGCCCCCAGGAAGAATCTTTAAAGAGAAGTTTAGCCTACCGGTATGTCGTCTTACAGGGAGAAATCACCGAAATCCTGGGGGGGTGCATTTTCTTTTCCTGGGGAGCTGAGGGTAACTGCATCACACCGCAACTTTATGCTGAGATTGTAAGTGCTCTCACCGGATGGAACGTAACGGCCGCAGAACTATTGACAGCAGCAGAACGTTCCTGGAATTTGAAGCGGTGTTTTAATGCCCGAGAAGGTTTTACCCGCAAGGAGGACAGATTGCCTAAACGTATTTATAATGCTATTCCTGACGGCCCCTCCGCTGGCGCACGGGTAGAAAACCTTGATTTAATGCTGGATGGATATTATGAAGCCATGGGTTGGGACAAACAAACCGGCCTTCCTACTCCTGAAAAGCTGAGGGAGCTAGGTCTGGAATTTGCGATCAACTAA
- a CDS encoding 4Fe-4S dicluster domain-containing protein, which translates to MPKVLSVDPSRCTGCHRCEMWCSLTKYDEINPSRSNIYVIRREPAVDVPMVCIQCGLCIDVCPRNALKRVRKTGAVVVDAELCTGCGICVKVCPYGVLRVDEETGVAAKCDLCGGSPACAAHCPHEAIRYMDASKAAAKRREIWAVALAAKNRA; encoded by the coding sequence GTGCCTAAAGTTTTGTCAGTGGATCCGTCCAGATGTACGGGTTGCCACCGCTGTGAAATGTGGTGTTCGTTGACCAAATACGACGAGATTAATCCTTCCCGGAGCAATATTTATGTGATACGCCGGGAGCCGGCGGTGGACGTGCCGATGGTTTGCATTCAATGCGGCTTGTGTATAGATGTATGTCCTCGCAACGCGCTAAAGCGCGTTAGGAAGACCGGTGCGGTAGTTGTAGATGCTGAACTGTGCACCGGTTGCGGCATCTGCGTGAAGGTTTGCCCTTACGGTGTGCTCAGGGTTGATGAGGAAACAGGTGTGGCGGCTAAATGCGATTTATGCGGCGGTTCACCGGCATGTGCAGCCCATTGCCCGCATGAAGCCATCCGGTACATGGATGCCAGTAAAGCTGCCGCTAAACGCCGTGAAATCTGGGCCGTTGCCCTAGCGGCTAAGAACAGAGCTTAA
- a CDS encoding alpha/beta fold hydrolase, whose translation MSTFVLVHGAWHGAWCWYKVIPLIERNGHKVVAVDLPSHGRDKTPPEKITLRDYVDCVCRVLDAETEPVILVGHSMGGVVITQVAEERPDKIKRLVYLTAFLLQNGESLLQVLGDQTLVLPNLVMPYENSPFSVKEDAIKEVFYADCPDSDITLAKLLLVPQAPEPFNARVQTSPTRFGRVPRVYITCTKDNAIFPVVQERMYTNLPCERVIKMETSHSPFFSAPEQLTKNLLSLI comes from the coding sequence ATGAGTACTTTTGTATTGGTCCACGGGGCTTGGCACGGTGCGTGGTGTTGGTATAAAGTAATTCCCCTTATTGAACGAAATGGTCATAAGGTAGTAGCTGTAGATCTTCCTTCTCATGGGCGCGATAAAACGCCTCCCGAAAAAATAACACTTCGCGATTATGTTGATTGCGTATGTCGGGTGTTAGATGCAGAAACAGAACCTGTAATCTTAGTAGGGCATAGTATGGGAGGCGTAGTGATTACCCAGGTAGCCGAAGAACGCCCTGATAAAATTAAACGATTAGTTTATCTTACTGCATTTCTACTCCAAAATGGCGAGTCTCTTCTACAGGTATTGGGTGACCAGACACTGGTTCTTCCCAATCTCGTTATGCCCTATGAAAACAGTCCCTTTTCAGTAAAAGAAGACGCTATAAAAGAAGTTTTTTATGCAGATTGTCCTGATTCTGATATAACTTTAGCGAAACTTTTACTTGTACCGCAAGCACCTGAACCATTCAATGCCCGTGTGCAAACATCGCCTACGCGATTTGGGAGGGTACCAAGAGTTTATATTACCTGCACCAAAGATAATGCAATCTTTCCTGTAGTTCAAGAAAGAATGTATACCAATTTACCTTGTGAACGTGTAATTAAAATGGAAACAAGCCATTCTCCTTTCTTTTCGGCTCCAGAGCAACTAACCAAAAATCTTCTTAGCTTAATTTAG
- a CDS encoding carbon-nitrogen hydrolase family protein — protein sequence MWEVNTQKINKKVMGGKEKVRVAAIQASQIVFNKEKSIQKACRLIKEAGANGAELVAFSETFIPVYPAYYTGGWESPLEEWMAWNVNLQDHSVVIPSEDTEIIGQACREAGVYCVMGVNELDDKTGSRTLYNTQIMFGKDGKVLGRHRKLMPTYTERTYWGWGDGSDLKVYDTDIGRIGSLICWEHHTILVRAAQMLMGEEFHISNWPGNWSIGSGKPGEKKGTVMEGSTNSLGYPCDLQFAIREYAFEAGSFVISVSGLLREEDFEPQFKDFITSDHMNFKWAVGGSAIVNPFGEYLAEPVFNQETILYADCYANDIKAVKALFDGLGHYSRPDVTRLLVKTTPNENVIPLAESVAPPSITIPSYTDLKRISETFEVSLKKLETLATKVEELLTAASR from the coding sequence ATGTGGGAAGTAAACACACAAAAAATTAATAAGAAAGTTATGGGCGGAAAGGAAAAGGTAAGAGTTGCAGCAATTCAGGCCTCCCAGATTGTATTCAATAAAGAGAAATCCATTCAAAAGGCTTGTCGTTTAATCAAAGAAGCAGGTGCCAATGGGGCAGAATTAGTGGCTTTTTCTGAAACATTTATTCCGGTTTACCCTGCTTATTATACTGGAGGTTGGGAATCTCCACTTGAAGAATGGATGGCCTGGAATGTGAATTTGCAGGATCACTCAGTTGTCATTCCTAGCGAAGACACCGAAATTATAGGGCAAGCGTGCCGAGAGGCGGGTGTCTACTGTGTTATGGGTGTTAACGAGCTAGATGATAAGACGGGTTCACGGACCTTATATAATACTCAAATTATGTTCGGTAAAGATGGAAAAGTACTTGGTCGACACCGGAAGTTAATGCCAACATATACAGAACGTACGTATTGGGGATGGGGTGACGGGAGCGACCTGAAAGTCTACGATACCGATATCGGGCGAATAGGTTCCCTAATATGCTGGGAACACCATACGATTTTGGTGCGTGCGGCCCAAATGTTAATGGGTGAAGAATTTCATATTTCTAATTGGCCCGGTAATTGGTCGATCGGTTCAGGAAAACCCGGAGAAAAAAAGGGAACGGTAATGGAAGGATCTACTAATTCTTTGGGATATCCTTGTGACCTTCAATTTGCCATCAGAGAATATGCTTTTGAAGCGGGATCTTTTGTAATTAGTGTAAGCGGTTTGCTTAGAGAAGAAGATTTTGAGCCACAATTTAAAGATTTTATCACGAGTGATCATATGAATTTCAAATGGGCAGTAGGGGGAAGTGCAATTGTGAATCCGTTTGGGGAATACCTCGCTGAACCTGTATTTAACCAAGAAACAATTCTCTACGCTGACTGCTATGCTAACGATATCAAGGCAGTAAAGGCCCTTTTTGATGGATTGGGCCATTATTCCCGGCCAGATGTGACAAGGTTGCTGGTAAAGACTACGCCTAATGAAAATGTTATTCCATTGGCTGAATCAGTCGCACCGCCATCTATTACCATTCCATCTTATACTGATCTTAAGCGGATTTCGGAAACCTTTGAAGTTAGCCTGAAGAAGCTTGAAACACTAGCAACAAAGGTTGAGGAATTATTAACTGCTGCTAGTAGGTAA
- a CDS encoding FAD-dependent oxidoreductase encodes MQQLPILISPTNIGKMQLKNRMVMPPMETNYANSDGSVTDRLVAYHEERARGGVGLIIVEASYVHITGKGFKNGLGIYSDRLIPGLRRLVEAVHAHGAKIAIQLFHGGRQAHSEYTGQPLLAPSPIPDPTVGEIPKELSKEEINMLVKAFAEAARRAKAAGFDAVEIHGAHGYLLDEFLSPFSNKRTDEYGGSLENRMRFPLEVVRAVRQAVGPEFPIIYRMSADEKVPGGLTLDETKVVARRLEQEGVNALHVSAGVYASAQWVIQPMYLPRGCLVDLAQGIKSVVKIPVIAVGRINDPEVAEDILKAGKADLISFGRGLLTDPEMPKKVIEGRLDDIRHCIACCQACIDELFRDHAIGCTVNARAGYEREFTLGRASRPRKVLVVGGGPAGMEVARVAALRGHQVTLWEKSGDLGGQLLLAFTPPQKGEIATFRDYLIGQLAKLKVKVQLNKEATPEAVYQEKPDVVVIATGARPATLNVPGVEAENVVLSWDVLRGKVQVGKKVAVIGGGLVGCETAEYLAEKGHEVTIIEMLPQVAGDIGPLVGAMLMERLKQQVKIITGAKLKAIKGRTITFAYNDREEDLADIDTVVLAIGSKPEDTLAQAMEGSGIDYYVIGDAVSPRRITQAIFEAMRVGHEL; translated from the coding sequence ATGCAGCAATTACCTATACTTATCAGCCCAACTAATATAGGTAAGATGCAGCTCAAAAACAGGATGGTAATGCCACCAATGGAAACCAATTATGCCAATAGCGATGGGTCAGTGACTGACCGTCTGGTGGCTTACCATGAAGAAAGGGCCCGTGGTGGCGTAGGCTTGATTATTGTCGAAGCGTCTTATGTCCACATTACAGGTAAAGGTTTTAAAAACGGATTGGGTATCTATTCCGACCGCCTGATACCGGGACTACGCCGTCTGGTGGAGGCCGTCCATGCCCATGGAGCCAAAATAGCTATCCAGCTTTTCCACGGTGGTCGGCAGGCCCACTCGGAATATACCGGCCAGCCCCTTTTAGCTCCTTCACCCATACCTGATCCAACTGTGGGGGAGATACCAAAAGAGTTATCCAAAGAAGAAATCAATATGCTGGTAAAGGCCTTTGCTGAGGCTGCCCGGCGGGCTAAAGCGGCCGGCTTTGATGCTGTAGAAATCCACGGTGCCCATGGTTACCTCCTGGATGAATTCCTTTCTCCATTTTCCAACAAACGCACAGATGAATATGGCGGCTCGCTGGAAAACCGGATGCGCTTCCCACTGGAAGTTGTGCGGGCGGTGCGACAGGCTGTCGGGCCGGAATTCCCCATAATCTACCGGATGAGTGCAGATGAAAAGGTTCCAGGAGGGCTTACCCTCGATGAAACTAAGGTTGTGGCCAGGAGGCTTGAACAAGAGGGAGTTAACGCTCTCCACGTCTCAGCTGGTGTTTATGCGTCAGCGCAGTGGGTTATCCAGCCTATGTATCTCCCCCGGGGTTGCCTGGTAGACCTGGCCCAGGGTATCAAGTCGGTTGTTAAGATTCCAGTTATAGCCGTCGGGCGCATAAACGATCCGGAAGTTGCTGAAGATATCCTGAAGGCAGGTAAAGCGGATTTAATCTCTTTTGGCCGGGGGCTGCTCACTGATCCGGAAATGCCTAAAAAGGTAATAGAAGGCAGGTTGGATGACATCCGCCATTGTATCGCCTGTTGCCAGGCTTGCATCGATGAACTGTTCCGGGACCATGCCATTGGCTGTACAGTCAACGCCCGGGCGGGTTATGAGCGTGAATTTACCCTGGGCCGGGCATCACGGCCGCGTAAGGTCCTGGTTGTCGGCGGGGGGCCGGCCGGGATGGAAGTAGCCCGGGTAGCAGCCCTCCGCGGACACCAGGTTACCCTCTGGGAAAAGTCCGGCGACCTGGGCGGCCAACTCCTCCTCGCCTTTACCCCGCCTCAGAAGGGCGAGATTGCCACTTTCAGGGATTATTTGATAGGACAGCTGGCCAAACTCAAAGTAAAAGTTCAGCTTAATAAGGAAGCTACCCCGGAGGCCGTCTACCAGGAAAAACCTGATGTAGTGGTAATAGCTACCGGCGCCCGCCCGGCTACCTTGAACGTGCCGGGGGTAGAAGCAGAAAATGTCGTGCTTTCGTGGGATGTTTTACGAGGGAAGGTCCAGGTAGGTAAAAAGGTGGCAGTGATTGGTGGCGGTCTGGTGGGCTGCGAGACGGCCGAATATCTGGCCGAAAAGGGACATGAAGTGACCATTATCGAAATGCTACCACAGGTCGCGGGTGACATCGGGCCCCTGGTAGGTGCTATGCTGATGGAACGACTGAAACAGCAGGTTAAAATAATTACTGGGGCTAAACTTAAAGCCATTAAAGGTAGGACCATCACCTTTGCCTATAATGACAGGGAAGAAGACCTGGCCGATATTGATACAGTTGTGTTGGCCATCGGGTCCAAGCCTGAAGATACTCTGGCTCAGGCAATGGAAGGTTCTGGTATCGATTATTATGTAATCGGCGATGCCGTCAGTCCACGTAGAATAACCCAGGCCATCTTCGAAGCCATGCGTGTGGGGCATGAATTGTAA
- a CDS encoding helix-turn-helix domain-containing protein yields MELAHSEITWCCWNGQIRSVAKALKILDLLATTYKEMSLAEIAQKIDLSKSTLHGLLSTMGDFGYIEQSAFGGRYRLRVRLFEIGNAVANNWTSAGWPPLISSTW; encoded by the coding sequence ATGGAGCTGGCACATAGTGAGATCACGTGGTGCTGTTGGAACGGGCAGATTCGTTCAGTAGCCAAGGCATTAAAAATCCTTGACTTGCTGGCAACTACTTATAAAGAAATGTCCTTGGCGGAGATAGCGCAAAAGATAGACCTATCCAAGAGCACACTCCACGGCTTACTGTCAACTATGGGCGATTTTGGCTATATTGAGCAGTCGGCCTTTGGCGGCCGTTACCGGCTGAGGGTTCGCCTGTTTGAGATCGGTAACGCCGTGGCCAACAACTGGACGTCCGCCGGGTGGCCGCCCCTTATATCCAGCACATGGTAG